Below is a genomic region from Mesorhizobium sp. NZP2298.
GAATCACGGCCGTTCTTCGGCCAACCGCCTCTGCGATCAGTTAAACGCCGCGCTGCTCCACCGCGTCCGAGCCGCACGCACGAGCGGGAGGATTTCGAGGTGATCCAGGTCCGCAAGCGCCAGAAACGCGAAGAAGATGCAAGGACATGGCAAGCGACCGGGCGTCCGTGCCGTCGTAATCAAGTGGTGTTGGCAGGCCTGCACCAACGGCGGAGCTCGCGAATAAGCGAAGGACCACACGGCAGGGTCATACCGGCGCTTGCAGATGTGTGGTGGCCACCGGCTGCCTGGATGCGGTCAATTCGCTGTGGATGAAAAGACCAGGCCGAGCAACGGCCTCACATTGGCCGCACGCACCGGCGAGTGGTAGCAAGGGGCAGCTGTTCTGCGTCGGTGCCCCCAAGGGTTGCTCGGCAACAGCTTTAGACAAGGGGATTCAAGATTGAAGGTGAGCCGTTGAAACATGTTCTTGTCATTGACGATGATGCCGCAATGCGACGCCTCATCTCCCAGTATCTCATGATGCATGCCTTGAAGGTGACCGCAGTCAACGATAGCAAGCAGTTTAACTACGTTCTATCGCATGAGCCAGTCGATCTCGTGGTTGTTGACCTCAACCTAGGCCGGGAGGATGGGCTTGCCATCGTCCGCAACCTGGCGACAAAATCGGATTTACCCATCATAGTGATCAGCGGCGACCGGCTTGATGAGGCGGAAAAAGTCGTTGCGCTGGAGCTCGGCGCAACCGATTTCATCCCCAAGCCTTTCGGGCTGCGCGAGTTCTTGGCCCGCATTCGAGTAGGGCTACGCCAGCGCATTTCCAGTCCGCGAACGAAAGATCATCGCTCATTTCGGTTCGGAGCCTGGAAGCTCAGCGTCAAGCAGCGGCGACTGATCTGTGCGGAGCGTGGCGAAGTCAAGCTTACCGCATGTGAGTTCAACCTGCTGATCGCGTTCCTGGAGAACCCCCGCAATGTCCTATCCAGAGAACGGCTTTTGCTCGCGAGCCGTGTGCGTGGAGAAGAGGTCTACGATCGAAGTATTGATGTCCTAATCTTGCGCTTGCGCCGAAAGCTGGAGGCTGATGCGGCCAATCCAAGGCTAGTCAAGACATGCCGTGGTGCAGGGTATTTCTTCAACGCTGACGTAGACGTTAGCTACGGAGGCACCTTGGCCGCGTGACAGGAGCTATTCTGGAGATTGGCTGACGAGGCTGATGAAGCGTGGCGGTGTTTTCTGGCGGCCTTTAGCTCGGCGCCTGGATGTCGGACCCAAGGCAGCATCTCGTCGATCTGGCTGGGATGGCTGTTGACGATCCTGGTGGTGAGGACGTCGGCGAGATAACCGAGTGACTCGACACCATTGAGCCTGCAGCTTTCGATCAGCGACGCAATGACTGACCAGTGTTCGGCACCGCCGTTCGAGCCGGCGAAGAGCGCGTACTTGCGGACGGATTGAGCGCTCGACGGTGTTGTTGTCGATCTCGGTGCGACCGTCGTCAACGAAGCGCGAGAGGCCTTCGCAGCGTGAGAGCGTGCAGCGGATTGCCTCGGCGACCTTTCTTCTGACCGATCAGGCCGAGCTTTCACGCAGCCAAGGTTCAAGATGGCGACAATAGCGCGGCTATTTTCCCGACGCGTCGCACGGCGTTCATCGGCCGATCGGCCGCGGATATCGTCCTCGATCTTATTGAGGTGGGCGATCGTCTCAGCGCCTCGCTGGCGATCGGCGAGTTCCAGGCCTACATCGCCTTCCAACAGTGCCAGTCTGATCAATTACGGCGAGAGCTACCGGTCCGGAGATCGCATCAGCCTCTCCGTCGCCAAAAGAGCTGTTCTGCTTAGCCGTCGAGCTCAACGCCCAGCGTCAGAGCGCTCTCTGCTCCTGAAGGAAGCCATGAGGTCCGCTCGGGCTTGATCGGAGGCTTGGCCGATGGACGTTGTGTTTGCGTCGCTCGGCTGCCGCCCGATGGCGAGGCTTTGCGAATTGTCAGTCCTTTGCCTTTTCGCTGGTCTCAACGGCGCTGTGTAACGTTCAGTGTTGATGATGACGCCCCCGCTGTTCACGCGGTTGCTCCTGTGCAGTGTACTCGTCGGCTTGTCCTCGGCCTCGCGCGTCTGGCCCAAGTGCCGTTCCAACGGCGCTGGCGCGACCTGTCTGGCTTGCTGCTCTTGCAACGCGGCGTGTTGCACCTGCGACCCGGCTGCTGCCAAAGCTTCGGCGGGGCTTGCGGCAAGCTCGTGCGGCAAGCGCCCCTCTCTCAGTCGGTTTTGCAGCGCCTGCCGATCGGCGACGAGGTAGTTGAGGTGCAGCGGCAGCTGCTGGTCTGGCCGCTCTTCGTTCGCCAATCGACGAACCAGCTCGCGCGTGCCGTCCACCACGAAGACGCCGCAGTCAACAGCGTTTTTCTGCTGCGCCATGTCGGGTGTTACCAGGGTCGCGTCCAGTCTTGTAGCGAGCTTTCGTGCAGGCGCGTCGTTGTATCGCCGTTCATTTTGCTGGATGGAGTCGTAGTGATAGGCGACCGCTCTTTCCGGATCTCGGCGATCTACGAGGAGCAGCGACCAATGGGTGCCGTGGTCAATACCCACCCCATCGTTCACTGGCACGAACAGGAAGTCGGATGGGCCGGCGTTTCGATCATAAATCGACTGCAATGTGCCTCGCGCGTCTTGCTGCTCCATGTGGCGCAGCAGATGGGAGACCGACGGATCGACCAGCCGCGTCCGGGCGGCGAGCGCTGGATCGGCCTGCTGCAGCTGCTGCTCGAGGAATTCGTAATCCCTCTGGATATGTTCGTCGCCCAGCAGTTGGGTGGCCCCGAGCACCGCCCCCCGGGGGAGATTGGACGAGCCTGACGGAAGGGCTTCGATGTGTGCATCGGAGGAGGTGGTCAGATCGACCAACGGAACCCCGAGATGGGTGTCTGAGAGCCTGGCGGTCGCTGGCAAGGCGGGTCCCGGAGCCCTTGCCGGTACTGCTGCCGCTCCAGCGTCCCTTATCGCTCCGCGATGGAGGAGCCAAACGTCATTGCCCTCCTCTGGCCTCCGGGCGGTGTAGCCGTGGCCTTTAATCTCGTAGTTCCATTCCGGCTTGTCCGCGTCCGGCAAGAGGCCATAATGGTACAAGGAAGAGAGCATCGCCTCTGGGACGCGTTGAGTCCCATGGGAGAAGCCTTTGGGCACGGCGAATGAGACGTTTATGGAGTTCTCGATGGCAGCGGCGGGTGCCTCAGACCTTGCAAAGGGCGCGGCCTCCGCATGCAGGCTTCCAATGTGTTCGGACCCTGGGCCTTGAACGGGTACCCCTGCCAATGGCAATTCACCCAACTGCTGCATGGGGGGCTGCATCGGCACGCGGCCGTCTTCGCTCGGCGGCTGCTGAATGGCGATGCTTTGCGGATTATCAGTCCCCTGCCTCTCCGCCGGCCGCAACGGCGCCGTCGAATGTTCATTGTTGATGATGAACCGCTCGGGTGGCAGGAGGTTGCCCTGGTCAAGCGCATCCGGCCCGGGCCGGTGTTGGCTGACAGCTAACGCTGGCGGGGCGGCGGCCTCAACTCCGGCGTGCCCAGAGCCGGCCGCTGCCAAAGCGTCCGCCACGATCCTGTCTGACGCAGGCTTCGCATCGCGAACCCGTTCAAGCGCCAAGCGGAGATAATCGTTGCCTGGAAACAACACCTCGGCGAATTCGATCCGCGAATCATGATCCAGCCCAGAGATCGTCCGGCCCCGCCTGTCAAGCGCCTCAGAAAATCTGCGAAGACTATGACCATAGACAACACGGGTGCTTGGGGCCAAGCTGCTGTCACTGGTCACTTGTTCCAAGACATGCGCATCTGCCTTTGAAGGCACCGTCACTGGCCACCGGCCAGTCGCTGAATAGCCCGGCTCATGATACGCACGCAGGACGTTCAACGCCGGCCTTATATCCCTTATGTCAGTGTCTTTCGGAAAGAAGGTATTGAGGTGATCGACCAGGGATTGGTGATTTTTTAGATCAGTCGCTTGGCCACGAGCACCGAGATCATTCGCCAATCGGCGAAGCGCATTCGAGTATATTCGCAGCGTCGGCGCGCTATGGTGTTGCTGAGCCTCAGCATGGGCGATCGCCTTATCAATCACGTCCCGGTGTTCGTCGGACAAGTGGGGATAGCGGTTAGCCGGGGCACCAACAGTCGCTGAATAGCCCGGCTCATGATAGGCACGCAGGACGTTCAACGCCCTCTTCATATCATCGTTTTTCGGAAAGAAAGCATCGAGGTGATCGACCAGGGATTGGTGATTTTTTAGATCAGTCGCTTGGCCACGAGCGCCGAGATCATTTGCCAATCGGCGAAGTGCATACCTGTATTTTAGGACCGTGCTCTCGCTATATTTTTGCTGAGCCGCAGCGTGGGCGATCGCCTTATCGATAAGGTCGCGGTGTTCGTCGGACAAATGGCGATAGCCGGTGGCACGGGCGCCACTCGCGA
It encodes:
- a CDS encoding response regulator, producing MKHVLVIDDDAAMRRLISQYLMMHALKVTAVNDSKQFNYVLSHEPVDLVVVDLNLGREDGLAIVRNLATKSDLPIIVISGDRLDEAEKVVALELGATDFIPKPFGLREFLARIRVGLRQRISSPRTKDHRSFRFGAWKLSVKQRRLICAERGEVKLTACEFNLLIAFLENPRNVLSRERLLLASRVRGEEVYDRSIDVLILRLRRKLEADAANPRLVKTCRGAGYFFNADVDVSYGGTLAA